In a single window of the Microbacterium sulfonylureivorans genome:
- a CDS encoding DNA polymerase III subunit delta' produces MESTATATATTAPAEVPWGAVWGQDDAVAALQDAASDPAALTHAWLITGPPGSGRSTLAYAFAAALIAEPGDEQAMRQVLAGTHPDLTALRTEGVIISIKDARALVERSYFSPSLGRHRVIVMEDADRMAERTSNVLLKALEEPPERTVWVLCAPSDADLLPTIRSRVRTLRLREPDVADVARLIVERTGADPAVAEQSARHAQRHIGMAQRLATDAAARARRDDTLRAVLRVRGVGDVVEVAGRIVQAATDDAKALTAERDETERSSLLRTLGIAEGAAVPPAVRSQLSALEDDQKRRATRSLRDGIDRVLTDLESMFRDVLMLQFGRDAELINRELEPDLRALAAAWSIDRTLAVVDRIGETRENVELNAAPTLALESMLVTVASGRTP; encoded by the coding sequence ATGGAATCCACGGCGACCGCGACTGCGACGACAGCGCCCGCCGAGGTTCCGTGGGGCGCGGTCTGGGGGCAGGACGACGCGGTCGCGGCGCTGCAGGACGCGGCATCCGACCCCGCAGCGCTCACCCATGCATGGCTCATCACTGGCCCGCCCGGATCGGGCCGCTCGACGCTGGCGTACGCCTTCGCAGCCGCCCTGATCGCCGAGCCCGGCGACGAGCAGGCGATGCGCCAGGTGCTCGCCGGCACGCATCCCGACCTCACGGCCCTGCGCACCGAGGGCGTGATCATCTCGATCAAGGACGCCCGTGCGCTCGTCGAGCGCTCCTACTTCTCGCCGTCCCTGGGGCGGCACCGCGTGATCGTGATGGAGGATGCCGACCGCATGGCCGAGCGCACCTCCAACGTCCTGCTCAAGGCCCTCGAAGAGCCGCCCGAGCGCACCGTGTGGGTCCTCTGCGCACCGAGCGACGCCGACCTCCTCCCGACGATCCGCTCGCGCGTCCGCACGCTGCGCCTGCGTGAACCGGACGTCGCCGACGTGGCGCGCCTGATCGTCGAGCGCACCGGCGCCGATCCCGCCGTCGCCGAGCAGTCCGCGCGGCACGCACAGCGCCACATCGGCATGGCGCAGCGACTGGCGACGGATGCCGCAGCCCGCGCCCGCCGCGACGACACGCTGCGTGCCGTCCTCCGAGTGCGAGGCGTCGGCGACGTCGTCGAGGTCGCCGGCCGCATCGTGCAGGCCGCGACCGACGACGCCAAGGCCCTCACCGCCGAGCGCGACGAGACGGAGCGCTCGTCGCTGCTGCGCACCCTCGGCATCGCCGAGGGGGCGGCCGTGCCGCCGGCCGTGAGATCGCAGCTCTCGGCCCTCGAAGACGATCAGAAGCGCCGCGCGACCCGCAGCCTGCGCGACGGCATCGACCGCGTGCTGACCGACCTCGAGTCGATGTTCCGCGATGTGCTGATGCTCCAGTTCGGCCGTGACGCCGAGCTGATCAACCGTGAGCTCGAACCCGATCTGCGCGCCCTCGCCGCCGCGTGGTCGATCGATCGCACCCTCGCGGTCGTCGACCGCATCGGCGAGACGCGCGAGAACGTCGAGCTCAACGCCGCACCGACCCTCGCCCTCGAGAGCATGCTCGTGACTGTCGCGAGCGGAAGGACTCCGTGA